The following coding sequences are from one Eucalyptus grandis isolate ANBG69807.140 chromosome 11, ASM1654582v1, whole genome shotgun sequence window:
- the LOC120289728 gene encoding protein ACCELERATED CELL DEATH 6-like — MDHAMSMDDREMRAMPNERFEALKRRAIPPNYQQELGDDDLHKIMDRDVYKATMKGDVEKFIDALEKVIESRKLALSLILNQVTPSGNSLLHVAASFGSDDVMELILIHFPDIMTRKNSSEDTPLHVAIQDERFNATKKLIRRETNSEIIYWKNKDGKSPLYLAVEKCVFYYRKNSDRKECKIFELLLQESVRDEAYAVKIQGMSPILAAVKECNLDLLEEIIDRLPKLLDVRDENGGLPLHVAASVGGSFVVKLLLVKCPYLALETDKNGSYPIHIACEAGNFWAIGPLLKDTWPDLAEIKNKKRQNILHVAAKGGNDRVLKKYSETDTFEKLLNAKDDDGNTPLHLASMHNHCEVMRSLTKDKKIDLGLRNNDGLTALDVAMESRSSSTRNSALVGRAILIVAGVPRSEGRDVLSLREQGSRASKSSPTEWIKDQVNTLLLVATLVASVTFTAGLTLPSGYNASGDLHPGMAIMLHHGMFQAFVIANMVAMYSSILAVVVLLWGLNRDYYVAELAYHSAGPLLLMALTGMSMAFFAAVTVAVSRLTWLGSLVLSVGVFYLAMVVVVLAALIFPSSKTTMRIVVFYYIAVLCNGQTRKESSPLYWTVEDEHSEILTLPLAIPFGPSRIQGMSPVRAAVTHWNLVNFNFKFRNEKLSLQALIQG; from the exons ATGGACCATGCTATGAGCATGGACGATCGTGAAATGAGGGCGATGCCAAACGAAAGGTTTGAAGCTCTGAAGAGGAGAGCCATCCCACCAAATTACCAACAAGAGCTTGGAGATGATGATCTGCACAAAATTATGGATCGTGACGTATATAAAGCCACGATGAAAGGGGATGTCGAGAAATTCATCGATGCATTAGAAAAGGTTATTGAGTCAAGGAAACTAGCTTTGTCGCTAATCCTCAACCAAGTCACCCCCTCCGGGAATTCATTGCTTCATGTAGCAGCAAGCTTTGGGAGCGATGATGTCATGGAGCTCATTCTCATTCATTTTCCTGATATCATGACCCGGAAAAACTCCTCAGAGGATACTCCGCTCCATGTTGCAATTCAAGATGAAAGGTTCAACGCAACAAAAAAGCTAATTCGCCGGGAAACAAACTCGGAAATTATATATTGGAAGAATAAGGATGGTAAATCTCCATTGTATTTGGCAGTGGAAAAGTGCGTGTTCTATTACCGGAAAAATAGTGACCGGAAGGAGTGCAAGATTTTTGAGCTTCTCTTGCAAGAATCTGTTCGAGATGAAGCTTACGCAGTCAAGATACAGGGCATGTCACCAATTTTAGCCGCAGTCAAGGAGTGCAATTTAG ATTTATTGGAAGAAATTATAGATCGGCTCCCGAAGTTACTTGACGTACGTGATGAAAACGGGGGCTTACCACTGCACGTTGCAGCATCGGTTGGAGGTTCTTTTGTAGTGAAGCTCCTGCTGGTGAAATGCCCTTATCTCGCCCTTGAAACAGACAAAAACGGCTCCTACCCGATTCACATCGCTTGCGAAGCCGGCAACTTCTGGGCAATCGGACCGTTACTTAAGGACACGTGGCCTGACTTGGCAGagatcaaaaacaaaaagcGTCAGAATATTCTTCACGTTGCAGCCAAGGGCGGGAACGATCGCGTATTAAAAAAATACAGCGAAACCGATACCTTTGAGAAGCTGCTGAATGCGAAAGATGACGATGGAAACACACCCCTCCATTTGGCATCGATGCACAACCATTGTGAAGTTATGCGCTCTTTGACgaaggacaaaaaaattgacttgGGGCTTCGGAACAATGATGGGTTGACCGCCCTGGATGTGGCCATGGAATCCAGAAGCTCGTCGACGAGAAATTCAGCG TTAGTAGGACGTGCAATTTTGATTGTTGCTGGTGTGCCACGAAGCGAAGGTCGAGACGTTCTGTCGCTGAGAGAACAGGGTTCTAGAGCGAGCAAATCATCTCCCACCGAATGGATCAAGGACCAGGTCAATACATTATTACTAGTGGCCACACTTGTGGCCTCCGTCACGTTCACTGCAGGCTTAACCTTGCCCAGTGGATATAATGCTTCCGGTGATCTGCACCCAGGAATGGCGATCATGCTACACCATGGAATGTTTCAGGCTTTCGTAATTGCCAACATGGTAGCTATGTACAGCTCCATTCTTGCAGTCGTAGTCCTCCTCTGGGGTCTCAACAGAGATTACTATGTTGCAGAACTAGCTTACCACTCAGCAGGGCCATTATTGTTGATGGCGCTCACTGGCATGTCAATGGCTTTTTTTGCAGCCGTTACCGTAGCAGTGAGCAGACTTACTTGGCTTGGGAGCCTTGTTCTGTCCGTTGGAGTCTTTTACCTCGCAATGGTCGTGGTGGTTTTAGCGGCCTTGATATTCCCATCCTCCAAGACTACTATGCGTATTGTGGTCTTTTACTATATAGCG GTACTCTGCAATGGGCAAACAAGGAAGGAAAGTTCCCCATTGTATTGGACAGTCGAAGATGAGCACTCGGAGATCCTCACACTGCCGCTCGCCATTCCATTTGGTCCATCAAGAATTCAGGGCATGTCCCCTGTTCGTGCCGCGGTAACTCACTGGAATCTGGTTaacttcaatttcaagttcCGCAATGAAAAGTTGTCGTTGCAAGCCCTGATCCAAGGATGA